The following coding sequences lie in one Hyalangium ruber genomic window:
- a CDS encoding serine/threonine-protein kinase, with protein sequence MSRNDDEQLYGEVLAVGAQVGSWVVERVHYSGPVSILYRARDIRTGTPAALKVMHARFSAASTALRRFRREAATLQRLRHPHIVGILEHGALPDGRPFIAMEWLEGGDLAAELAARGPLSPGEALEVLEQVGAALQAAHQAGVVHRDLKAQNVVRLAGGGETPRVKLVDFGIAKGLFPSSPGASPLTHTGSVLGTPLSMAPEQIRGEPPDVRTDLYALGVLLFQLVTGRTPFQGSTQHEVEEQHLHAPPPGASEYAPVPTALDAVVRRCMEKRREDRYPDVEAVLEDLRRGVRGLSPSVPVEQAVALYLEARVDSEPDDADLEQLDQLLTHAAKRLGELGLEVRMEGVGCLLAVAPLREDPAPTRARVLEEALALVEDTGGLPFPGRVGLTAMVHEGELTRELLRLPAWVVTVPEGGLLATEAVLRGMGASFLSEPLSGAAGLRRVTGKATTHAPLLPLTPHE encoded by the coding sequence ATGTCACGGAACGATGACGAGCAGCTCTACGGGGAAGTCCTGGCGGTGGGCGCCCAGGTGGGCTCCTGGGTCGTGGAGCGCGTCCACTATTCCGGTCCGGTCTCCATCCTCTACCGCGCGAGAGACATTCGCACCGGCACCCCAGCGGCGTTGAAGGTGATGCACGCACGGTTCTCCGCCGCCAGCACGGCGCTGCGCCGGTTCCGGCGCGAGGCGGCGACCCTCCAGCGGCTGCGCCATCCTCACATCGTGGGCATCCTCGAGCATGGCGCCCTTCCGGATGGGCGGCCCTTCATCGCCATGGAGTGGCTGGAGGGCGGGGATCTCGCCGCCGAGCTCGCCGCGCGCGGCCCGCTCTCCCCTGGCGAGGCGCTGGAGGTGCTGGAGCAGGTCGGCGCCGCGCTCCAGGCCGCGCACCAGGCGGGCGTGGTGCATCGTGACCTGAAGGCACAGAACGTGGTGCGGCTGGCCGGAGGAGGGGAGACGCCGCGCGTGAAGCTGGTGGACTTCGGCATCGCCAAGGGCTTGTTTCCAAGCTCCCCAGGAGCCTCCCCACTGACGCACACCGGCTCGGTCCTGGGCACGCCCCTGTCCATGGCGCCGGAGCAGATCCGCGGCGAGCCGCCGGATGTCCGCACGGACCTGTACGCGCTGGGCGTGCTCCTCTTCCAGCTCGTCACGGGACGGACACCCTTCCAGGGGAGCACGCAGCACGAGGTGGAGGAGCAACACCTGCATGCGCCACCTCCTGGGGCCAGCGAGTACGCCCCGGTGCCCACCGCGCTGGATGCGGTAGTGCGACGGTGTATGGAGAAGCGCCGCGAGGACCGCTACCCGGACGTGGAAGCGGTGCTCGAGGACCTGCGGCGCGGGGTGCGAGGCCTCTCCCCGTCGGTGCCGGTGGAGCAGGCGGTGGCGCTCTACCTGGAGGCGCGCGTGGACAGCGAGCCGGATGACGCGGACCTGGAGCAGCTGGACCAGTTGCTGACGCACGCGGCCAAGAGGCTGGGGGAGCTGGGACTGGAAGTGCGGATGGAAGGCGTGGGCTGCCTGCTGGCCGTGGCTCCCCTGCGAGAGGACCCGGCCCCAACGCGTGCCCGGGTGCTGGAGGAGGCGCTGGCGCTCGTGGAGGACACCGGGGGGCTCCCGTTCCCAGGACGGGTAGGACTGACGGCCATGGTTCACGAGGGTGAGCTGACGCGAGAGCTGCTGCGCCTGCCGGCGTGGGTCGTGACCGTGCCGGAAGGAGGACTGCTGGCGACCGAGGCGGTGCTGCGGGGAATGGGAGCCAGCTTCCTCTCGGAGCCCCTGTCGGGTGCGGCGGGCCTGAGGCGAGTAACGGGAAAGGCTACAACCCACGCGCCGCTGTTGCCGCTCACGCCACACGAGTAG
- a CDS encoding sigma 54-interacting transcriptional regulator, with protein MPEQDRELPSESEPLHQTLPYEHARRPGDLPTVRRFRITVLEGPGAGTIWESASDVCSIGSHPLNHFTLDDSTVSRFHCEVRIGPRGSLVKDLNSTNGVIVDGVQVVEGYLRGGSLLRLGRVVLRFDFSAETNRLQISEQTHFGSLVGTSVAMRECFALLERAAARDVTVLLEGETGTGKSQAAQAIHQASARRDKPFLVVDCGAIPPNLLESELFGHEKGSFTGAMARREGAFEEAQGGTVFLDEIGELPTELQPKLLRVLEAREIRRVGSNTYVPVDIRLIAATHRDLRAEVNTGGFRSDLFFRLAVLRIPLPALRQRPEDLPLLVEKLLASMKAAPEHTGALRTPEFFGRLQHAAWPGNVRELRNYLERCLVFEDALALSEEEAKPGATFEVDPTQPYAEQRRRVGDDFERRYLRALLEKHQGKVAQAATTAGVDRVHLYRLLRRHGIKP; from the coding sequence ATGCCTGAGCAAGACCGGGAGCTGCCCAGCGAGAGCGAACCGCTCCACCAGACCTTGCCGTACGAGCACGCGCGCCGCCCGGGGGATCTGCCCACCGTGCGCCGCTTCCGCATCACCGTGCTGGAGGGCCCTGGCGCCGGCACCATCTGGGAGTCGGCCTCGGACGTGTGCTCCATAGGCTCACATCCGCTCAACCACTTCACGCTGGATGACTCCACCGTCTCGCGCTTCCACTGCGAGGTGCGCATCGGGCCCCGCGGCTCGCTGGTGAAGGACCTGAACAGCACCAACGGCGTCATCGTGGATGGCGTGCAGGTCGTGGAGGGCTACCTGCGGGGCGGCAGCCTGCTGCGGTTGGGGCGCGTCGTGCTGCGCTTCGACTTCAGCGCGGAGACCAACCGGCTCCAGATCTCCGAGCAGACGCACTTCGGCTCCCTGGTGGGCACCTCGGTGGCCATGCGCGAGTGCTTCGCGCTGCTGGAGCGCGCCGCGGCGCGCGATGTCACCGTGCTGCTGGAGGGAGAGACGGGGACCGGCAAGAGCCAGGCGGCCCAGGCCATCCACCAGGCCAGCGCCCGGCGCGACAAGCCCTTCCTCGTGGTGGACTGCGGCGCCATCCCGCCCAACCTCCTGGAGAGCGAGCTGTTCGGCCACGAGAAGGGCTCTTTTACCGGCGCGATGGCCCGGCGCGAGGGCGCCTTCGAGGAGGCCCAGGGCGGCACCGTCTTCCTGGATGAGATCGGCGAGCTGCCCACCGAGCTCCAACCCAAGCTGCTGCGCGTGCTGGAGGCCCGGGAGATCCGCCGCGTGGGCAGCAACACCTACGTGCCGGTGGACATCCGCCTCATCGCCGCCACGCACCGCGATCTGCGCGCCGAGGTGAACACCGGCGGCTTCCGCTCGGACCTCTTCTTCCGGCTGGCGGTGCTGCGCATTCCGCTGCCCGCGCTCCGCCAGCGCCCCGAGGACCTGCCCTTGCTGGTGGAGAAGCTCCTCGCCTCGATGAAGGCGGCTCCGGAGCACACCGGGGCCCTGCGCACCCCGGAGTTCTTCGGGCGGCTCCAACACGCGGCGTGGCCGGGCAATGTGCGAGAGCTGCGCAACTACCTGGAGCGGTGCCTCGTCTTCGAGGACGCGCTGGCCCTCTCCGAGGAGGAGGCCAAGCCGGGCGCCACGTTCGAGGTGGATCCCACCCAGCCCTACGCCGAGCAGCGCCGCCGGGTGGGAGACGACTTCGAGCGGCGCTACCTCCGGGCGTTGCTGGAGAAGCACCAGGGCAAGGTGGCCCAGGCGGCCACCACGGCGGGGGTGGACCGGGTCCACCTCTACCGGTTGCTGCGCCGCCACGGCATCAAGCCCTGA
- a CDS encoding S8 family peptidase has translation MKLKHVVFMTAALLGGVEQANAASSPAYEAPLIRAQGEGIEGQYIVVLNEGADPGIMARGVQIAPLHVYNRALVGFAAKLSSDQLSQLRKDSRVKYLEQDQVVRADATQLMDANGDPWGLDRIDQRNLPLNGQYTYTSTAPSVTAYVIDTGILTSHVDFGGTATNVFDAFGGTGQDCNGHGTHVAATIGGATHGVAKNVSLRGVKVLDCNGSGSFSGVIAGINFVQANAVAPAVANLSLGGGYSAAVNAAVTSLSNSGVFVAVAAGNNNANACNYSPASTPEAYTTAASTKTDARATYSNYGTCVDGYAPGTAIKSAWHTTNTATNIISGTSMASPHVAGCAALYKQQFGNQPSATVASAIAGLSTPNKITGNPAGTPNKLLFCGADVWSKDKPVDTGNEPDAATASLNMWESDDIWNSLSASGPSHQNPEFGQSNYLHVRLRNRGLTQGGGPVTFYYANASTGLGWSGSWTPIGTFNTPPINPNSSPLEVVMPWTPPATGHYCILVRYTGEPMAYAETADVNYNTRQNNNIVWRNMNIVDLVAGPQLVKFIVRNILRRPSSMSLRLQDSLVGQVPFSRHGVLTAYLPPELHERWLAGGGRAIGLKDMGRGWFQVVTTDAEFQGIALEPGEAFTVELEFRATVPTTQGFKIDAIQFDKEQVEPIGGVTYQVRMPSK, from the coding sequence ATGAAACTCAAACACGTGGTGTTCATGACGGCCGCGCTGCTGGGCGGCGTCGAGCAGGCGAACGCGGCATCCTCTCCCGCCTACGAGGCCCCACTGATTCGCGCGCAAGGGGAGGGCATCGAGGGCCAGTACATCGTCGTGCTGAACGAGGGCGCGGACCCCGGCATCATGGCCCGGGGCGTCCAGATCGCGCCGCTGCATGTGTATAACCGCGCCCTGGTGGGCTTCGCCGCGAAGCTGTCCAGCGACCAGCTCAGCCAACTCCGGAAGGACAGCCGGGTGAAGTACCTCGAGCAGGATCAGGTCGTCCGGGCGGATGCCACTCAGCTGATGGACGCCAACGGCGATCCCTGGGGCCTGGACCGCATCGATCAGCGCAACCTGCCGCTCAACGGCCAGTACACCTACACCAGCACGGCCCCCAGCGTGACGGCCTATGTCATCGACACGGGCATCCTGACCAGCCACGTCGACTTTGGCGGCACGGCCACCAACGTCTTCGATGCCTTTGGCGGCACGGGCCAGGACTGTAACGGCCACGGCACCCACGTGGCGGCCACGATCGGCGGCGCGACGCACGGCGTGGCGAAGAACGTCAGCCTCCGGGGCGTCAAGGTACTGGACTGCAATGGCTCTGGCTCCTTCTCGGGGGTCATCGCGGGCATCAACTTCGTGCAGGCCAACGCCGTGGCTCCCGCGGTCGCCAACCTGTCGCTCGGCGGTGGGTACTCGGCCGCCGTCAACGCGGCGGTGACGAGCCTCTCCAACTCGGGAGTCTTCGTCGCCGTGGCCGCGGGCAACAACAACGCGAATGCCTGTAACTACTCTCCCGCGAGCACCCCCGAGGCCTACACCACCGCCGCCTCCACCAAGACGGACGCCCGAGCCACGTACTCGAACTACGGCACCTGCGTGGACGGGTACGCGCCGGGAACCGCGATCAAGTCGGCCTGGCATACCACCAACACCGCCACCAACATCATCAGTGGCACCTCGATGGCCTCGCCGCACGTGGCGGGGTGCGCGGCGCTCTACAAGCAGCAGTTCGGCAACCAGCCGTCGGCGACAGTCGCCAGCGCCATCGCGGGCCTGTCCACGCCGAACAAGATCACCGGAAACCCCGCCGGGACGCCCAACAAGCTGCTCTTCTGCGGCGCCGACGTGTGGAGCAAGGACAAGCCCGTCGATACCGGCAATGAGCCCGACGCGGCCACGGCCAGCCTCAACATGTGGGAGAGCGATGACATCTGGAACTCGCTCTCGGCCTCGGGCCCCAGCCACCAGAACCCGGAGTTCGGCCAGAGCAACTACCTCCATGTCCGGCTGCGCAACCGCGGGCTGACGCAGGGCGGTGGCCCGGTGACGTTCTACTACGCCAACGCCTCCACGGGCCTGGGCTGGTCCGGAAGCTGGACGCCGATCGGCACCTTCAACACGCCTCCGATCAACCCCAACTCTTCCCCGCTCGAGGTGGTGATGCCGTGGACGCCTCCCGCCACCGGCCACTACTGCATCCTGGTGCGCTACACCGGCGAGCCCATGGCCTACGCCGAGACGGCGGACGTCAACTACAACACGCGCCAGAACAACAACATCGTGTGGCGCAACATGAACATCGTGGATCTGGTGGCGGGTCCGCAGCTCGTGAAGTTCATCGTCCGCAACATCCTGCGGCGGCCCTCCTCAATGTCGCTCCGGCTCCAGGACAGCCTGGTGGGTCAGGTGCCGTTCAGCCGCCACGGAGTGCTGACGGCCTACCTGCCGCCGGAGCTCCATGAGCGTTGGTTGGCCGGCGGGGGCCGGGCCATCGGCCTGAAGGACATGGGGCGCGGCTGGTTCCAGGTGGTGACGACGGATGCCGAGTTCCAGGGCATCGCGCTGGAGCCGGGTGAGGCCTTCACGGTGGAGCTGGAGTTCCGGGCCACCGTCCCCACCACGCAGGGCTTCAAGATCGACGCGATCCAGTTCGACAAGGAGCAGGTGGAGCCCATCGGCGGCGTCACCTACCAGGTGCGCATGCCGAGCAAGTAA
- a CDS encoding membrane dipeptidase, whose amino-acid sequence MRSRLGLGSWSCLTLSFLSVLALNQGCNPVMEDEQEAQAELEAPSGEVAQALAAPGFAELHHHMFAEEAFSGGWFHGSHTGTLASCDGGMPESDHARVRMDLSNMLNLCPNSGNVNLGSVPLLSAFFGVGGAAASEFIGKIEGTEGDTGIHLGRMNVNTQWPRWDTIAHQQSWEGSLQKAHQGGMSLVMISLVSNEFLCKALPYQNLKRPCDEMMDVDVQLQMARDFDARTSWAEIALSPAHARQIIASGKLAMVLSIESSKLFGTKNWLTELNRVYSLGVRSLQPVHQLDNRFGGAAPHNAIFQAAQFLENCHIDTDCAITGPGFTLGFDVDSSCRNVKGLTAEGKALVQEMTNKGMIIDIAHMSERSIQDAFAISQAKTYYPLMISHGHFREVMNPDLAANEKTTPAWVVRYVRQTGGMFGLRTAHDETRTYTKTTVANSCQGSTRSLAQAYEFGRQGLKVNMAFGADLNGFIQQTRPRFGNHGACSAGFKAEADAQMNQQRLSGPARLGTEFDEFGLAHVGLLPDVVRDMKNLGVNTTGLESSTEKFLLMWERANSTRTGMADAAADIDTSGVAAYVPKATREAQYPAICGKAYAPNSKQIGDTCRFAQECVSGACNTSEGCSGTVGNCICDGDNDCASNQYCGVGLNLGQCRNKQPKGALCTAGRECLSGKCSWLVCT is encoded by the coding sequence ATGCGGAGTCGTCTTGGCCTCGGTTCGTGGAGCTGTCTAACCCTCTCTTTCCTGTCAGTCCTGGCGCTGAACCAGGGCTGCAACCCGGTGATGGAGGACGAGCAGGAGGCCCAGGCTGAGCTCGAAGCGCCCTCGGGTGAAGTGGCCCAGGCGCTGGCCGCCCCGGGCTTCGCCGAGCTGCACCACCACATGTTCGCCGAGGAGGCGTTCTCTGGCGGTTGGTTCCACGGCAGCCACACCGGCACCCTGGCCAGCTGCGATGGAGGGATGCCCGAGAGTGACCACGCCCGCGTCCGCATGGACCTGAGCAACATGCTCAACCTGTGCCCCAACTCGGGCAACGTGAACCTGGGCAGCGTCCCCCTGCTCTCCGCCTTCTTCGGCGTGGGCGGCGCCGCCGCCTCGGAGTTCATCGGCAAGATCGAAGGCACCGAGGGGGATACGGGCATCCACCTGGGCCGCATGAACGTGAACACCCAGTGGCCGCGCTGGGACACCATCGCCCACCAGCAGTCCTGGGAGGGCTCGCTCCAGAAGGCGCACCAGGGCGGCATGTCCCTGGTGATGATCTCGCTGGTCAGCAACGAGTTCCTCTGCAAGGCGCTGCCCTACCAGAACCTCAAGCGCCCCTGTGACGAGATGATGGACGTCGACGTGCAGCTGCAGATGGCGCGCGACTTCGACGCCCGCACGAGCTGGGCGGAGATCGCCCTGTCGCCCGCGCACGCCCGGCAGATCATCGCCTCCGGCAAGCTGGCCATGGTGCTCTCCATCGAGTCCAGCAAGCTGTTCGGAACCAAGAACTGGCTCACCGAGCTCAACCGCGTCTACAGCCTCGGCGTGCGCTCGCTCCAGCCGGTGCATCAGCTGGACAACCGCTTCGGCGGCGCGGCGCCTCACAACGCCATCTTCCAGGCCGCCCAGTTCCTGGAGAACTGCCACATCGACACCGACTGCGCCATCACCGGCCCTGGCTTCACGCTGGGCTTCGACGTGGATTCGAGCTGCCGCAACGTCAAGGGCCTGACGGCCGAGGGCAAGGCCCTGGTCCAGGAGATGACGAACAAGGGCATGATCATCGACATCGCGCACATGTCCGAGCGCAGCATCCAGGACGCCTTCGCCATCTCCCAGGCGAAGACGTACTACCCGCTGATGATTTCCCACGGCCATTTCCGCGAGGTGATGAACCCGGATCTGGCGGCCAACGAGAAGACGACGCCCGCGTGGGTGGTTCGCTACGTGCGGCAGACGGGCGGCATGTTCGGCCTGCGCACCGCGCATGACGAGACGCGCACCTACACCAAGACGACCGTGGCCAACAGCTGCCAGGGCTCCACCCGCTCGCTGGCCCAGGCCTATGAGTTCGGCCGCCAGGGCCTGAAGGTGAACATGGCGTTTGGCGCCGACCTCAACGGCTTCATCCAGCAGACCCGCCCGCGCTTCGGCAACCACGGGGCGTGCTCGGCCGGCTTCAAGGCCGAGGCGGATGCGCAGATGAACCAGCAGCGCCTCTCCGGCCCGGCGCGGCTGGGCACGGAGTTCGACGAGTTCGGCCTGGCCCACGTGGGCCTGCTGCCGGACGTGGTGCGCGACATGAAGAACCTGGGCGTCAACACCACGGGCCTGGAGAGCTCGACCGAGAAGTTCCTCCTGATGTGGGAGCGGGCAAACAGCACGCGCACTGGCATGGCGGACGCGGCGGCGGACATCGATACCAGCGGCGTGGCGGCCTACGTGCCCAAGGCCACCCGCGAGGCGCAGTACCCCGCCATCTGCGGCAAGGCCTACGCCCCCAACTCCAAGCAGATTGGCGACACCTGCCGCTTCGCCCAGGAGTGCGTCAGCGGTGCCTGCAACACCAGCGAGGGCTGCTCCGGCACTGTTGGCAACTGCATCTGCGACGGTGACAACGACTGCGCCTCGAACCAGTACTGCGGCGTGGGCCTCAACCTCGGTCAGTGCCGCAACAAGCAGCCGAAGGGTGCGCTCTGCACCGCCGGCCGCGAGTGCCTCTCGGGCAAGTGCAGCTGGCTGGTCTGCACCTGA
- a CDS encoding immunity 53 family protein: MDDLTWLEQWYSAQCRGDWANDRGVTIQSLDNPGWVVTVDLEGTELEARMVDALVLRAGEPPSAENGNLGGPDWLECAVKGKRFIGAGDPGKLRAILQCFREWAESR; this comes from the coding sequence TTGGACGATCTGACGTGGCTCGAGCAGTGGTACTCGGCCCAGTGTCGCGGGGACTGGGCCAACGACAGAGGTGTGACCATCCAATCCCTGGACAACCCGGGGTGGGTGGTGACGGTCGACCTGGAAGGCACCGAGCTGGAGGCGCGGATGGTGGATGCACTCGTCCTGCGCGCGGGCGAGCCACCGTCGGCGGAGAACGGCAATCTGGGAGGGCCTGACTGGCTCGAGTGTGCCGTCAAAGGCAAGCGGTTCATCGGGGCGGGTGACCCGGGGAAGCTGCGCGCCATCCTCCAGTGCTTCCGCGAGTGGGCGGAGTCGCGGTAG